Proteins encoded by one window of Camelus bactrianus isolate YW-2024 breed Bactrian camel chromosome 9, ASM4877302v1, whole genome shotgun sequence:
- the LOC105065923 gene encoding sialic acid-binding Ig-like lectin 14 isoform X2, translating to MLRLLLPLLWAGSLAQVPRLEVQESVAVQEGLCVRVPCSIRPWGYRAISSPVHGYWFREGASVFQDAPVATNNPDREVLRETRGRFRLLGDPRNNDCSLDIRDAQRGDTGTYFFRVDGGPFMKYNYKQDQLSVHVTALTQTPDIHVQGALESGRPRNITCAVPWACERGTPPTFSWTGVALTSLDPKTLHSSVLTLTPGPQDHGANLTCRVTFPGAGVSVERSVRLNVSYASLTVRVFRGNSTGGRVPGQNRGTSCSCPQVSGEQQGTWPLVLTLLRGSLMGAGFLLTYGLTWIYYTRCRGAQGDMAERCD from the exons ATGCTGCGgctgctgctgcccctgctgTGGGCGG GGTCCCTGGCTCAGGTACCCCGGCTGGAAGTGCAGGAGTCCGTGGCGGTGCAGGAAGGCCTGTGTGTCCGCGTGCCCTGCTCCATCCGTCCTTGGGGCTACCGGGCCATCTCTAGTCCAGTTCATGGCTACTGGTTCCGGGAAGGGGCCAGCGTGTTCCAGGATGCTCCCGTGGCCACGAACAACCCAGATCGTGAGGTGCTGAGGGAGACCCGGGGCCGATTCCGCCTCCTTGGAGACCCCCGGAATAACGACTGCTCCCTGGACATCAGAGACGCACAGAGAGGGGACACGGGGACGTACTTTTTTAGGGTGGATGGAGGGCCTTTTATGAAATATAATTACAAACAGGACCAGCTCTCTGTGCACGTGACGG ctctgACACAGACACCTGACATCCATGTCCAGGGGGCCCTAGAATCTGGCCGCCCCAGGAACATCACCTGTGCGGTGCCCTGGGCCTGTGAGAGGGGGACACCCCCGACCTTCTCCTGGACTGGTGTCGCCCTCACCTCCCTGGACCCCAAGACTCTCCATTCCTCAGTGCTCACCCTCACCCCGGGGCCCCAGGACCATGGTGCCAACCTCACGTGTCGAGTGACCTTCCCCGGAGCTGGCGTGAGTGTGGAGAGGAGCGTCAGGCTCAACGTGTCCT atgcttCACTGACTGTCCGGGTCTTCCGGGGAAATAGCACAGGTGGGAGAGTCCCTGGGCAGAACCGAG GTACCTCCTGTTCCTGCCCCCAAGTCTCTGGGGAGCAGCAGGGCACCTGGCCCCTGGTCCTCACCTTGCTCAGGGGGTCCCTCATGGGGGCTGGTTTTCTTCTCACTTATGGCCTCACCTGGATCTATTATACCAG GTGCAGAGGCGCACAAGGGGATATGGCTGAGAGGTGTGACTGA
- the LOC105065923 gene encoding sialic acid-binding Ig-like lectin 14 isoform X3: MLRLLLPLLWAGSLAQVPRLEVQESVAVQEGLCVRVPCSIRPWGYRAISSPVHGYWFREGASVFQDAPVATNNPDREVLRETRGRFRLLGDPRNNDCSLDIRDAQRGDTGTYFFRVDGGPFMKYNYKQDQLSVHVTALTQTPDIHVQGALESGRPRNITCAVPWACERGTPPTFSWTGVALTSLDPKTLHSSVLTLTPGPQDHGANLTCRVTFPGAGVSVERSVRLNVSYASLTVRVFRGNSTGTSCSCPQVSGEQQGTWPLVLTLLRGSLMGAGFLLTYGLTWIYYTRCRGAQGDMAERCD, translated from the exons ATGCTGCGgctgctgctgcccctgctgTGGGCGG GGTCCCTGGCTCAGGTACCCCGGCTGGAAGTGCAGGAGTCCGTGGCGGTGCAGGAAGGCCTGTGTGTCCGCGTGCCCTGCTCCATCCGTCCTTGGGGCTACCGGGCCATCTCTAGTCCAGTTCATGGCTACTGGTTCCGGGAAGGGGCCAGCGTGTTCCAGGATGCTCCCGTGGCCACGAACAACCCAGATCGTGAGGTGCTGAGGGAGACCCGGGGCCGATTCCGCCTCCTTGGAGACCCCCGGAATAACGACTGCTCCCTGGACATCAGAGACGCACAGAGAGGGGACACGGGGACGTACTTTTTTAGGGTGGATGGAGGGCCTTTTATGAAATATAATTACAAACAGGACCAGCTCTCTGTGCACGTGACGG ctctgACACAGACACCTGACATCCATGTCCAGGGGGCCCTAGAATCTGGCCGCCCCAGGAACATCACCTGTGCGGTGCCCTGGGCCTGTGAGAGGGGGACACCCCCGACCTTCTCCTGGACTGGTGTCGCCCTCACCTCCCTGGACCCCAAGACTCTCCATTCCTCAGTGCTCACCCTCACCCCGGGGCCCCAGGACCATGGTGCCAACCTCACGTGTCGAGTGACCTTCCCCGGAGCTGGCGTGAGTGTGGAGAGGAGCGTCAGGCTCAACGTGTCCT atgcttCACTGACTGTCCGGGTCTTCCGGGGAAATAGCACAG GTACCTCCTGTTCCTGCCCCCAAGTCTCTGGGGAGCAGCAGGGCACCTGGCCCCTGGTCCTCACCTTGCTCAGGGGGTCCCTCATGGGGGCTGGTTTTCTTCTCACTTATGGCCTCACCTGGATCTATTATACCAG GTGCAGAGGCGCACAAGGGGATATGGCTGAGAGGTGTGACTGA
- the LOC105065923 gene encoding sialic acid-binding Ig-like lectin 14 isoform X4 produces the protein MLRLLLPLLWAGSLAQVPRLEVQESVAVQEGLCVRVPCSIRPWGYRAISSPVHGYWFREGASVFQDAPVATNNPDREVLRETRGRFRLLGDPRNNDCSLDIRDAQRGDTGTYFFRVDGGPFMKYNYKQDQLSVHVTALTQTPDIHVQGALESGRPRNITCAVPWACERGTPPTFSWTGVALTSLDPKTLHSSVLTLTPGPQDHGANLTCRVTFPGAGVSVERSVRLNVSCTSCSCPQVSGEQQGTWPLVLTLLRGSLMGAGFLLTYGLTWIYYTRCRGAQGDMAERCD, from the exons ATGCTGCGgctgctgctgcccctgctgTGGGCGG GGTCCCTGGCTCAGGTACCCCGGCTGGAAGTGCAGGAGTCCGTGGCGGTGCAGGAAGGCCTGTGTGTCCGCGTGCCCTGCTCCATCCGTCCTTGGGGCTACCGGGCCATCTCTAGTCCAGTTCATGGCTACTGGTTCCGGGAAGGGGCCAGCGTGTTCCAGGATGCTCCCGTGGCCACGAACAACCCAGATCGTGAGGTGCTGAGGGAGACCCGGGGCCGATTCCGCCTCCTTGGAGACCCCCGGAATAACGACTGCTCCCTGGACATCAGAGACGCACAGAGAGGGGACACGGGGACGTACTTTTTTAGGGTGGATGGAGGGCCTTTTATGAAATATAATTACAAACAGGACCAGCTCTCTGTGCACGTGACGG ctctgACACAGACACCTGACATCCATGTCCAGGGGGCCCTAGAATCTGGCCGCCCCAGGAACATCACCTGTGCGGTGCCCTGGGCCTGTGAGAGGGGGACACCCCCGACCTTCTCCTGGACTGGTGTCGCCCTCACCTCCCTGGACCCCAAGACTCTCCATTCCTCAGTGCTCACCCTCACCCCGGGGCCCCAGGACCATGGTGCCAACCTCACGTGTCGAGTGACCTTCCCCGGAGCTGGCGTGAGTGTGGAGAGGAGCGTCAGGCTCAACGTGTCCT GTACCTCCTGTTCCTGCCCCCAAGTCTCTGGGGAGCAGCAGGGCACCTGGCCCCTGGTCCTCACCTTGCTCAGGGGGTCCCTCATGGGGGCTGGTTTTCTTCTCACTTATGGCCTCACCTGGATCTATTATACCAG GTGCAGAGGCGCACAAGGGGATATGGCTGAGAGGTGTGACTGA
- the LOC105065923 gene encoding sialic acid-binding Ig-like lectin 13 isoform X1, whose amino-acid sequence MLRLLLPLLWAGSLAQVPRLEVQESVAVQEGLCVRVPCSIRPWGYRAISSPVHGYWFREGASVFQDAPVATNNPDREVLRETRGRFRLLGDPRNNDCSLDIRDAQRGDTGTYFFRVDGGPFMKYNYKQDQLSVHVTALTQTPDIHVQGALESGRPRNITCAVPWACERGTPPTFSWTGVALTSLDPKTLHSSVLTLTPGPQDHGANLTCRVTFPGAGVSVERSVRLNVSYASLTVRVFRGNSTEILGNATSLHIQEGQSLRLVCVNDNNPLSMLSWFRRSLSLSPCQPLDPGVLELPHVVLGDGREFTCRTQHPGSSHCVSLNLVVQGCLGSELGREQD is encoded by the exons ATGCTGCGgctgctgctgcccctgctgTGGGCGG GGTCCCTGGCTCAGGTACCCCGGCTGGAAGTGCAGGAGTCCGTGGCGGTGCAGGAAGGCCTGTGTGTCCGCGTGCCCTGCTCCATCCGTCCTTGGGGCTACCGGGCCATCTCTAGTCCAGTTCATGGCTACTGGTTCCGGGAAGGGGCCAGCGTGTTCCAGGATGCTCCCGTGGCCACGAACAACCCAGATCGTGAGGTGCTGAGGGAGACCCGGGGCCGATTCCGCCTCCTTGGAGACCCCCGGAATAACGACTGCTCCCTGGACATCAGAGACGCACAGAGAGGGGACACGGGGACGTACTTTTTTAGGGTGGATGGAGGGCCTTTTATGAAATATAATTACAAACAGGACCAGCTCTCTGTGCACGTGACGG ctctgACACAGACACCTGACATCCATGTCCAGGGGGCCCTAGAATCTGGCCGCCCCAGGAACATCACCTGTGCGGTGCCCTGGGCCTGTGAGAGGGGGACACCCCCGACCTTCTCCTGGACTGGTGTCGCCCTCACCTCCCTGGACCCCAAGACTCTCCATTCCTCAGTGCTCACCCTCACCCCGGGGCCCCAGGACCATGGTGCCAACCTCACGTGTCGAGTGACCTTCCCCGGAGCTGGCGTGAGTGTGGAGAGGAGCGTCAGGCTCAACGTGTCCT atgcttCACTGACTGTCCGGGTCTTCCGGGGAAATAGCACAG AAATCCTGGGCAATGCCACCTCCCTGCACATCCAGGAGGGCCAGTCCCTGCGCCTGGTCTGTGTCAATGACAACAACCCACTCTCCATGCTGAGCTGGTTCCGTAGAAGCCTGTCCCTGAGCCCCTGCCAGCCCTTGGATCCTGGGGTCCTGGAGCTGCCCCACGTGGTCTTAGGAGATGGAAGAGAATTCACCTGCCGAACTCAGCACCCGGGGAGCTCCCACTGTGTCTCCCTGAACCTGGTTGTACAAGGATGCCTGGGATCTGAGCTGGGCCGTGAGCAGGATTAA